GCAGGCCGGGTGGCAGGCTCAGGCCCAGCCCCCGGGTAAAGGCCACGTAGGTGACCAGGGCCACCGCCAGCGCAACGCCCACCAGCAGCCCCAGTCGCCGCTCGCCGTAGGCGTAGCCCACGCTGACATACATGATCGCCGTGCCCAGCACGAAGCCCAGGGGGTGCAGCAGCAGCGTGCCCGCCAGGAAGCCCGCCAGAATCAGGCCGGGCGGGCGCAGGTCGGCGGGCTGGCCCGGGTCAGTGTCTTCCTCGGCCGCTGGCTCGGCGCGGTGGCCGCGCAGCACGGCCACCAGCAGTGCGAGGCCCAGCAGCAGCGTGCCCAGCGCCACGACCAGTGGAAAGGCGCGCGGGCCCACGGCGGCGTTGATACCAAAAGGAATCTGCAGGGTGCCGGTCAGCAGCAGGC
The window above is part of the Deinococcus arcticus genome. Proteins encoded here:
- a CDS encoding tripartite tricarboxylate transporter TctB family protein, which gives rise to MTEPSVAPARRGPSVPDLLLALGVLLVGGLLLTGTLQIPFGINAAVGPRAFPLVVALGTLLLGLALLVAVLRGHRAEPAAEEDTDPGQPADLRPPGLILAGFLAGTLLLHPLGFVLGTAIMYVSVGYAYGERRLGLLVGVALAVALVTYVAFTRGLGLSLPPGLLRGVL